A single Candidatus Rokuibacteriota bacterium DNA region contains:
- a CDS encoding DEAD/DEAH box helicase, which produces MTAIPGFLPVVAEWFAETYGEPTRPQSEGWAAIAAGHHTLIVAPTGSGKTLAAFLWALDHLYRLGLDGRLEDRVYVVYVSPLKALNNDIEKNLRFPLQGIRERAQARGLSLPELRVAVRTGDTLAPARQAMTRRPPHILITTPESLYILLTAERFRPALTTVQFVIVDEVHALAGSKRGVHLSLSLERLEQLATAPFQRIGCSATVRPLEATARFLTGYAWEGERLVPRPCRVVDAGFERKWQLGVVAPVSDFLTAQSDTIWESLYQDLVQWIGEHRTTLVFTPSRRMAERLARALDERLPAGHVAAHHGSLSRRARLEAEERLKRGELRALVATSSLELGIDIGAIDLVVQVQSPRNIAAALQRIGRSGHLLTRESKGRIVVTKGEELVEAAAIVRAIRERELDELRIPREPLDVLAQQVVAAVAAEPWPVPELYRLVRRSACYRDLEVTDFEAVIRGLSDPLPAEVKGAAPRLSWDRANNRLHARRGSRLLAVTSGGTIADAGLYDVVVHGTDVKVGTLDEEFVMESLPGDVFLLGSRAWRLVKVQADRVIVEDAAGMSPTVPFWRGEHPSRSWELALQVGRLRRDAAERLASSDFDAWAMGELSLDPRAASALRAWLAKGQECLGAMPDDSRFVVESFPDDLGGRQVMLHSVFGMRVNGAWGLALREELRRRYGLLPEVSHVDDGILLAFAPGQTPPPPERIPFLVDPEQLDLLLARALIGSPLFTTRFRHSAVRALFIARMVRGKRTPAWLQRLKADALLEAVRGQPDFPLVAETLRECCHDALDLPRLKVILHRLRAGELSVRSAEGVIPSPFTYPLLLAWDWAYLDAGHAEERRSDAVPMLKAWPAAPGALDPEVIDVVEAELQATTPERRPRDANELAVLLEELGDLDDDEVRARLAGDADRCLEALTGERRITRIAFANGRRAWINSNDVELYARRAERAFQPEALERILLRCLRYRGPMTLATLTDRYGAAEAELRPALQHLESRGLILSGRFRPGDPALQYVHRSVLEEMRRRTLRARRQATSLARPEELQAFLLRWQHCHPDHRLLGAEGLLRVIEPLQGEDFPAAFWEQELLPARLEAYDPAWLDQLGLTGLVVWFPFEPGHPGRLGVALRENLAWLLPRRTSQPELDERAKAVLRQLQVRGASFLQDLCRTTGFGAPELLATLWELLWLGLVTTDTFQTVRQAESRRRPPADRSPDRLRLPPRERPISRREARRRVRERLTRRTHAFGAGTRLPGRWSALAVEDALAPEQQEEEWARLLLSRWGVVSRELARGIEWSRLRGVLTRMEYAGEVLRGYFVEGLSGEQYALEEAVAALKTGTRRTEPLVLANLCDPANLWGSVLPLCRQNGSRLSVSRIPQHAILLRGGAPVLLAAGYGRELIPLAGFTADDLAPAARALQDVLARPPAQRPVRRIEVESWDGRPIRESEAGAALLAAGFYPDGPRLIWDGYPGPRPRR; this is translated from the coding sequence ATGACCGCCATCCCCGGGTTTCTTCCTGTCGTCGCCGAGTGGTTCGCCGAGACCTACGGCGAGCCGACCCGGCCCCAAAGCGAGGGGTGGGCGGCGATCGCCGCGGGGCATCACACCCTGATCGTCGCGCCCACCGGCTCGGGGAAGACGCTGGCGGCCTTTCTCTGGGCGCTCGATCACCTCTACCGGCTCGGGCTCGACGGGCGGCTCGAGGATCGCGTGTACGTCGTGTACGTCTCCCCCCTCAAGGCGCTGAACAACGACATCGAGAAGAACCTCCGCTTCCCGCTCCAGGGGATCCGGGAGCGGGCTCAGGCCCGGGGGCTTTCGCTTCCCGAGCTTCGCGTCGCGGTGAGAACCGGGGACACGCTGGCCCCCGCGCGGCAGGCCATGACGCGGCGGCCCCCCCACATCCTGATCACGACGCCGGAATCGCTCTACATCCTCCTGACCGCCGAACGGTTCCGCCCGGCGCTCACCACCGTCCAGTTCGTGATCGTGGACGAGGTCCACGCCCTTGCCGGGTCGAAGCGCGGCGTCCACCTCTCGCTCTCCCTGGAGCGGCTCGAGCAGCTGGCCACGGCGCCGTTCCAGCGGATCGGCTGCTCGGCGACGGTACGCCCGCTCGAGGCGACCGCCCGCTTCCTGACCGGCTACGCCTGGGAGGGGGAACGCCTCGTCCCCCGGCCATGCCGGGTCGTGGACGCGGGCTTCGAGCGGAAGTGGCAGCTCGGGGTGGTCGCGCCGGTCTCCGATTTCCTGACCGCCCAGAGCGACACCATCTGGGAGAGCCTCTACCAGGACCTGGTCCAGTGGATCGGCGAGCATCGCACGACGCTGGTCTTCACGCCGAGCCGGCGGATGGCCGAGCGCCTCGCGCGCGCCCTCGACGAGCGACTGCCGGCGGGTCACGTGGCGGCGCACCACGGAAGCCTCTCGCGACGCGCCCGGCTCGAAGCCGAAGAGCGGCTCAAGCGGGGCGAGCTCAGGGCGCTGGTCGCCACCTCCTCGCTCGAGCTCGGGATCGACATCGGCGCCATCGACCTCGTGGTCCAGGTCCAGTCGCCGCGCAACATCGCGGCCGCGCTCCAGCGGATCGGCCGCTCCGGTCACCTCCTGACGCGGGAGAGCAAAGGGCGGATCGTGGTCACCAAGGGCGAGGAGCTGGTCGAGGCTGCGGCGATCGTCAGGGCCATCCGGGAGCGCGAGCTGGACGAGCTCCGCATCCCCCGCGAGCCCCTCGACGTGCTGGCCCAGCAGGTCGTGGCCGCCGTGGCCGCCGAGCCGTGGCCCGTGCCCGAGCTGTACCGGCTCGTCCGCCGGTCCGCCTGTTACCGAGACCTGGAAGTCACCGACTTCGAGGCGGTGATCCGCGGCCTGTCAGACCCCCTGCCCGCCGAAGTCAAGGGCGCCGCGCCGAGGCTCTCCTGGGACCGGGCGAACAACCGGCTCCACGCGCGCCGGGGAAGCCGGCTCCTCGCCGTCACCTCTGGCGGCACCATCGCCGATGCCGGGCTCTACGACGTGGTGGTTCACGGGACGGACGTGAAAGTCGGAACCCTCGACGAAGAGTTCGTCATGGAGAGCCTGCCCGGTGACGTCTTTCTCCTCGGCTCCCGCGCCTGGCGGCTGGTGAAGGTGCAGGCCGACCGCGTGATCGTCGAGGACGCCGCCGGAATGTCGCCGACCGTCCCCTTCTGGCGGGGCGAGCACCCGTCGCGGAGCTGGGAGCTGGCCCTCCAGGTCGGACGCCTCCGCCGCGATGCAGCCGAGCGCCTCGCATCCTCGGATTTCGACGCCTGGGCGATGGGCGAGTTGAGCCTGGACCCGCGAGCGGCCAGCGCCCTCAGGGCGTGGCTCGCCAAGGGGCAGGAGTGCCTGGGGGCCATGCCCGACGACAGCCGGTTCGTCGTGGAGTCCTTCCCCGACGACCTGGGAGGCCGCCAGGTTATGCTCCACTCCGTCTTCGGGATGCGGGTGAACGGGGCCTGGGGACTGGCCCTGAGAGAGGAGCTCAGGCGCCGCTACGGTCTCCTGCCCGAGGTGAGCCACGTGGATGACGGCATCCTGCTTGCGTTCGCCCCCGGACAAACCCCTCCGCCACCGGAGAGGATCCCGTTCCTCGTCGACCCCGAGCAGCTCGACCTCCTCCTCGCCAGAGCCCTGATCGGCTCGCCGCTCTTCACGACCCGTTTCCGCCACTCCGCCGTGCGCGCGCTCTTCATCGCCCGGATGGTCCGGGGCAAGCGGACGCCGGCCTGGCTCCAGCGCCTCAAGGCCGACGCCCTGCTGGAGGCCGTGCGGGGCCAGCCGGACTTCCCGCTCGTGGCCGAAACACTCAGGGAGTGCTGCCACGACGCGCTCGATCTCCCGCGGCTGAAGGTGATCCTGCATCGGCTCCGTGCGGGCGAGCTGAGCGTGAGAAGCGCTGAGGGCGTGATCCCTTCGCCCTTCACCTATCCGCTGCTCCTGGCGTGGGACTGGGCCTACCTGGATGCCGGCCACGCCGAGGAGCGTCGGAGCGACGCCGTCCCGATGCTCAAGGCCTGGCCGGCCGCGCCCGGAGCGCTGGACCCCGAGGTGATCGACGTGGTCGAGGCCGAGCTGCAGGCCACGACGCCGGAGCGACGGCCGCGGGACGCCAACGAGCTGGCCGTGCTCCTGGAGGAGCTCGGCGATCTCGACGACGACGAGGTCCGGGCGCGGCTCGCGGGTGACGCGGACCGGTGTCTCGAGGCGCTGACAGGCGAACGCAGGATCACGCGCATCGCCTTCGCGAACGGACGCCGCGCGTGGATCAACTCCAACGATGTCGAGCTCTACGCCCGGCGGGCCGAGCGCGCGTTCCAGCCGGAGGCGCTGGAGCGCATCCTCCTCCGCTGCCTGAGGTACCGGGGACCCATGACCCTCGCCACGCTCACCGACCGCTACGGAGCGGCCGAGGCCGAGCTTCGCCCAGCGCTCCAGCACCTCGAGTCGCGCGGCCTGATCCTGAGCGGCCGCTTCAGACCTGGCGATCCTGCTCTCCAGTACGTGCACCGCTCGGTCCTCGAGGAGATGCGGCGCCGCACGCTCAGAGCCCGCCGCCAGGCGACCTCGCTCGCGCGGCCCGAGGAGCTTCAGGCCTTCCTCCTCCGCTGGCAGCACTGCCACCCCGACCACCGCCTCCTCGGGGCCGAGGGACTGCTGAGAGTGATCGAGCCGCTTCAGGGTGAGGACTTCCCGGCGGCCTTCTGGGAGCAGGAGCTTCTGCCGGCTCGCCTCGAGGCGTATGACCCGGCGTGGCTCGACCAGCTCGGACTGACAGGTCTAGTCGTGTGGTTCCCCTTCGAGCCGGGCCACCCGGGCCGGCTCGGAGTGGCGCTCAGAGAGAACCTGGCCTGGCTCCTTCCGCGGCGCACGAGTCAGCCCGAGCTTGACGAGCGCGCCAAGGCCGTGCTCCGCCAGCTCCAGGTGCGCGGGGCCTCGTTCCTCCAGGACCTCTGCCGGACGACGGGTTTCGGCGCGCCGGAGCTGCTCGCAACCCTGTGGGAGCTCCTCTGGCTCGGGCTGGTGACCACCGACACCTTCCAGACCGTCCGTCAGGCCGAATCCCGCCGACGACCGCCGGCAGACCGTTCGCCGGACCGGCTCAGGCTCCCGCCACGTGAGAGGCCGATCTCGAGGCGCGAGGCGCGCCGGCGGGTGCGCGAGCGCCTCACCCGGCGCACCCACGCCTTCGGCGCGGGTACCCGGCTTCCCGGCCGCTGGAGCGCCCTCGCGGTCGAAGACGCGCTCGCGCCGGAGCAGCAGGAAGAGGAATGGGCCCGCCTCCTCCTCAGCCGCTGGGGCGTCGTGAGCCGCGAGCTCGCCCGGGGGATCGAGTGGAGCCGGCTCCGCGGCGTCCTCACGCGGATGGAGTACGCAGGTGAGGTCCTCCGCGGCTACTTCGTCGAGGGGCTTTCCGGAGAGCAGTACGCGCTCGAGGAGGCGGTCGCGGCACTGAAAACCGGCACGCGCCGCACCGAGCCGCTGGTCCTCGCGAACCTCTGCGATCCCGCGAACCTCTGGGGCTCGGTTCTCCCGCTCTGCCGCCAGAACGGTTCCCGGCTGTCGGTAAGCCGGATTCCGCAGCACGCGATCCTGCTGCGCGGGGGCGCGCCGGTGCTCCTCGCCGCGGGGTACGGCAGGGAGTTGATCCCGCTCGCCGGCTTCACCGCCGACGACCTCGCGCCGGCGGCCCGCGCACTCCAGGACGTGCTGGCGCGCCCACCGGCGCAGCGTCCCGTCAGGCGCATCGAGGTCGAGAGCTGGGACGGGAGGCCGATCCGCGAGAGTGAGGCAGGAGCCGCGCTGCTCGCAGCTGGATTTTACCCGGACG